From one Shewanella sp. GD04112 genomic stretch:
- a CDS encoding malic enzyme-like NAD(P)-binding protein, with product MSDIRQQALDYHEFPVPGKTAVCLTKPAETSHDLALAYSPGVAEPVREIAANPDNAYRYTNKGNTVAVITNGTAILGLGNLGPLASKPVMEGKALLFKHFANIDSTDIEVTHNTTEEFINTVAAIAGTFGGINLEDIKAPECFVIERELIERCNVPVFHDDQHGTAIVTAAGMINALEIQGKLISDATFVCMGAGAAAIACMTMLVKCGANRANIYMLDTKGVIHTGRTDLNEYKALFANDTDKRTLQDVIKGADVFLGLSGPNVIGAEEVAMMADKPVIFACSNPDPEIKPELAHATRSDLIMGTGRSDYPNQVNNVLCFPFIFRGALDVRASCINDEMKVAAVHAIAGLAKEEVPASVLKAYPKVSSLSFGPEYVLPKPMDPRLLPRVARAVAQAAIDSGVAAITTLPHYAD from the coding sequence ATGTCAGATATTCGTCAACAAGCACTCGATTATCATGAATTCCCCGTTCCCGGTAAAACCGCAGTCTGCCTCACTAAACCTGCTGAAACCAGCCATGACCTCGCGCTAGCCTACAGCCCAGGTGTAGCTGAACCGGTACGTGAAATTGCTGCTAATCCTGACAATGCCTATCGTTATACCAACAAAGGTAACACTGTCGCTGTTATCACCAACGGCACGGCGATTCTGGGGTTAGGTAATTTAGGCCCATTGGCGTCAAAACCGGTGATGGAAGGTAAGGCTCTGTTGTTTAAACACTTTGCGAATATCGACTCGACCGATATCGAAGTGACCCACAACACCACTGAAGAGTTTATTAACACTGTTGCGGCTATCGCTGGCACCTTTGGTGGTATTAACCTCGAAGACATCAAGGCGCCAGAGTGCTTTGTTATCGAGCGCGAATTAATTGAGCGTTGTAATGTGCCTGTGTTCCATGATGACCAGCACGGCACTGCGATTGTGACGGCTGCGGGTATGATCAACGCCTTAGAAATCCAAGGCAAACTGATCAGCGATGCGACCTTTGTGTGTATGGGTGCTGGCGCTGCTGCGATCGCCTGTATGACCATGCTGGTAAAATGTGGTGCAAACCGCGCCAACATCTACATGTTAGATACCAAAGGTGTTATCCATACGGGTCGTACCGATCTGAATGAATACAAAGCCTTGTTTGCAAACGATACTGACAAGCGCACTTTGCAAGATGTGATTAAAGGTGCCGACGTATTCTTAGGTTTATCTGGCCCGAACGTGATTGGCGCTGAAGAAGTGGCCATGATGGCGGATAAACCAGTGATTTTTGCCTGTTCAAACCCTGATCCTGAAATCAAACCAGAGCTTGCCCACGCGACGCGCAGCGATTTAATCATGGGTACTGGTCGCAGTGATTATCCAAACCAAGTGAACAACGTACTATGTTTCCCATTCATTTTCCGTGGTGCCTTGGATGTGCGTGCATCTTGCATTAACGATGAAATGAAAGTGGCTGCAGTACATGCGATTGCTGGCTTAGCCAAAGAAGAAGTCCCAGCGAGCGTGCTTAAGGCTTATCCAAAGGTGAGTTCATTAAGTTTTGGTCCTGAATATGTGCTACCAAAACCTATGGACCCACGTTTATTACCTCGCGTTGCCCGCGCTGTCGCGCAGGCTGCGATTGATTCGGGTGTTGCGGCAATCACTACGCTGCCACACTACGCCGATTAA
- the rpmE gene encoding 50S ribosomal protein L31, producing MKPGIHPEYAVITANCTCGNVIKVNSTAGKDLHLDVCGACHPFYTGTQKVVDTGGRIDKFNKRFGMLGKK from the coding sequence ATGAAACCAGGTATCCACCCAGAATATGCAGTAATCACTGCAAACTGTACTTGTGGCAACGTAATCAAAGTAAACTCTACTGCTGGTAAAGACCTGCACTTAGACGTTTGTGGTGCATGTCACCCATTCTACACAGGTACACAAAAAGTTGTTGATACAGGCGGTCGTATCGACAAGTTCAACAAGCGTTTCGGTATGCTTGGCAAGAAATAA
- a CDS encoding FimV/HubP family polar landmark protein — protein MTKIAKSLGLFALVCSAAVQAQVSHVSINNRMFELGAYPKMRVNVISDNQDMTRLEFVLHQSSGEEKLMAEQLNRFLILLTGVEDVTDPKARLLVREYRVDRWYEVKNLPLFDNTSSATSSVSQAKTAVVKSSKAAKAETSQLAASSAKSDKTTVKSTKVVQEVNLVTAEADVAPVIVAAVTANVAAPRASGFTFPEDKPEAKASSSSSSSVVASAKAEVAKSEPSKTEAAKAEMSTPEPSTTGIASEPAVAQASADLPRVDKSKAAIDAPEVKAGEATATEVNTVSSTNSQSTNSGECLLDYHNETLWRIANRYAPEWKVSVYGAMLAIHDANPKAFSKNRINALKKDATLYCPSAEILARYPEAQAAKTSFEDREAGR, from the coding sequence ATGACTAAAATAGCGAAATCATTAGGACTCTTTGCCTTAGTATGCAGTGCTGCTGTGCAGGCACAGGTTTCCCATGTCAGCATCAACAATCGGATGTTTGAATTGGGCGCCTATCCCAAAATGCGCGTGAATGTGATCAGTGATAATCAGGATATGACGCGGCTTGAGTTTGTGTTGCATCAGTCCAGCGGTGAAGAAAAGCTGATGGCTGAGCAGCTTAATCGTTTTTTGATATTGCTGACGGGAGTTGAGGATGTCACTGATCCTAAGGCACGCTTGTTAGTTCGTGAATATCGAGTCGATCGCTGGTATGAAGTGAAAAATCTGCCGCTGTTTGATAATACTTCCTCTGCGACGTCTTCAGTATCGCAAGCAAAAACCGCGGTTGTTAAATCAAGCAAAGCAGCCAAAGCCGAAACTAGTCAGTTGGCGGCAAGCTCTGCTAAAAGTGACAAAACCACAGTTAAATCAACTAAGGTTGTGCAAGAGGTGAATTTAGTCACCGCTGAAGCAGATGTTGCGCCCGTTATTGTGGCGGCTGTGACGGCAAACGTTGCAGCGCCCCGCGCTTCTGGATTTACCTTCCCAGAGGATAAGCCTGAGGCGAAAGCATCCTCCAGCTCGAGTTCGTCGGTAGTGGCATCTGCTAAAGCTGAAGTGGCTAAATCTGAGCCATCTAAAACTGAAGCAGCTAAAGCTGAGATGTCTACACCTGAACCGTCGACAACAGGAATCGCGAGTGAGCCGGCGGTTGCACAAGCGTCTGCTGATCTGCCAAGAGTGGATAAAAGCAAAGCTGCGATTGATGCGCCCGAAGTTAAGGCTGGCGAAGCAACTGCAACCGAGGTTAATACGGTAAGTTCGACAAATTCTCAGTCAACAAACTCGGGTGAGTGTCTGTTGGATTATCACAACGAGACGTTATGGCGTATTGCCAATCGCTATGCCCCTGAATGGAAAGTAAGTGTCTATGGCGCCATGCTGGCGATCCACGATGCAAACCCTAAGGCATTTTCGAAGAATCGGATTAACGCGCTGAAGAAAGATGCCACGCTTTATTGTCCATCGGCTGAGATACTTGCCCGTTATCCCGAAGCGCAGGCGGCTAAGACAAGTTTCGAAGATAGAGAGGCGGGCAGATAA
- the priA gene encoding primosomal protein N', producing the protein MSLFVEVALPVPMRQNFTYRVKTNEQSDDSPQAKPQIGVRVKVPFGRQQLIGLVTAITDSCELAPAQLKSVIEFIDDAPLLPESLYKLTLWAARYYFCSQGQMLTQALPVALRKGLDAAPQKIQYWQITELGSNIAPETLKRAPAQKRLLERLQQTSLTQEDVISLELNKAALKTLEDKGWIARHEKLAELNLDWRSQLELDETPHRLNKEQAIAVTVLTQQQGYHCTLLEGITGSGKTEVYLAVLEHILKQGKQALILVPEIGLTPQTINRFKRRFKVNVAVLHSGLTDNQRLEAWRQARCGQAAIIIGTRSALFTPMAFPGVIILDEEHDSSFKQQEGVGYHARDLAVMRGHLESIPVILGSATPSLESLQNALSGRYHHLQLGERAGNAKKVRQGIIDIKNLPLKAGMSAPLINEIRSHLEAGNQVLLFLNRRGFAPALLCHECGHLHECDRCDAFFTVHQSLGEIRCHHCGNQYAIPRQCHNCGSTMLMGQGIGTEQLAEALQLEFPKYPVVRIDRDTTRLKGSLENHLSAIHKGEYKILVGTQMLAKGHHFPDVTLVGLLDVDGALFSADFRAPERFGQLYTQVAGRAGRANKPGTVLLQTHQSDNPILRDLLHRGYGEFARSQLKERQMALLPPAWHMVLVRAEAHSALDADNFLNAFASLLPQDKEFEIIGPMPAPLDRKAGKYRRQLMFQAKHRHRLQQEFERIYPLVEQLPEAKRCRWSLDRDPQDLL; encoded by the coding sequence ATGTCACTGTTTGTTGAAGTTGCGTTACCTGTGCCTATGCGGCAAAACTTTACTTATCGCGTAAAGACAAACGAGCAAAGCGATGATAGCCCCCAAGCCAAGCCACAAATTGGCGTTCGGGTCAAAGTCCCCTTTGGACGCCAACAACTTATTGGTCTCGTTACCGCGATTACCGACAGTTGTGAACTAGCCCCTGCGCAACTCAAATCTGTCATAGAGTTTATTGATGACGCGCCCTTATTGCCAGAATCGCTTTATAAATTAACCCTCTGGGCAGCAAGATATTACTTTTGCAGCCAAGGGCAAATGCTGACACAGGCGCTCCCCGTGGCGCTGCGTAAAGGGCTTGATGCCGCGCCGCAAAAAATTCAGTACTGGCAAATCACAGAGCTGGGCAGCAATATTGCGCCTGAGACATTAAAACGCGCCCCGGCGCAAAAACGCTTACTCGAACGCTTACAGCAAACCAGCCTGACGCAGGAAGACGTCATCAGTTTAGAACTGAATAAAGCTGCGCTCAAAACCTTAGAGGATAAGGGCTGGATTGCCAGACATGAGAAACTCGCCGAGCTCAATCTCGATTGGCGCAGCCAACTCGAACTCGATGAAACACCCCACAGGCTAAATAAAGAACAAGCTATTGCCGTAACGGTATTAACGCAGCAACAAGGATATCACTGTACCCTGCTCGAGGGCATTACCGGTTCGGGTAAAACAGAAGTCTATTTAGCCGTACTCGAACATATCCTTAAGCAGGGTAAGCAAGCGCTGATCCTGGTACCTGAGATTGGCTTAACACCGCAAACCATCAATCGCTTTAAACGCCGATTTAAGGTGAATGTTGCCGTGCTGCACTCAGGTTTAACCGACAATCAGCGCCTCGAAGCCTGGCGACAAGCTCGCTGTGGCCAAGCGGCCATCATCATTGGTACTCGCTCCGCATTGTTTACGCCGATGGCATTTCCCGGTGTAATCATCCTCGACGAAGAACACGACAGCAGCTTTAAACAGCAAGAAGGCGTTGGTTATCATGCCCGCGACTTAGCGGTAATGCGCGGGCATTTAGAATCAATCCCAGTGATTTTAGGGTCAGCAACGCCTTCCTTAGAAAGCCTGCAAAATGCGCTCAGTGGTCGTTATCATCATCTGCAACTCGGTGAGCGGGCTGGTAATGCTAAAAAAGTACGCCAAGGGATTATCGATATTAAAAACCTGCCCCTCAAGGCGGGCATGTCGGCGCCACTGATCAACGAGATCCGCAGCCATTTAGAGGCCGGCAATCAGGTATTACTATTTTTAAACCGCCGCGGGTTTGCACCAGCACTGCTCTGCCATGAATGTGGCCACTTACACGAATGCGACCGCTGCGATGCGTTTTTTACCGTGCATCAATCCCTTGGGGAAATTCGCTGCCACCACTGTGGTAATCAATATGCCATCCCAAGGCAATGTCACAATTGTGGCAGTACCATGTTGATGGGCCAAGGTATCGGCACCGAGCAGCTCGCCGAAGCACTGCAATTGGAGTTTCCAAAATATCCCGTGGTGCGTATCGATCGCGATACCACTCGCCTTAAAGGTTCGCTAGAAAACCATTTAAGTGCGATTCATAAGGGCGAGTATAAGATCCTCGTCGGCACCCAAATGCTGGCCAAAGGGCACCATTTCCCTGATGTCACCTTAGTGGGCTTACTCGATGTCGATGGTGCGCTATTTAGCGCCGACTTTAGGGCGCCAGAGCGCTTCGGCCAACTCTATACCCAAGTGGCGGGCCGCGCTGGGCGGGCTAATAAACCCGGTACAGTGCTTCTGCAAACTCACCAGAGTGATAACCCGATCCTTAGGGATTTACTCCACCGCGGTTATGGTGAGTTTGCTCGCAGCCAATTAAAAGAACGGCAAATGGCGCTCTTGCCACCCGCTTGGCATATGGTACTGGTGCGCGCCGAGGCCCATTCTGCCTTAGATGCTGACAATTTTCTTAATGCGTTTGCATCCTTGCTGCCCCAAGATAAAGAGTTTGAGATTATCGGCCCAATGCCCGCACCACTCGATCGAAAGGCCGGTAAGTACCGCCGCCAGTTGATGTTTCAAGCCAAACACAGACATAGATTACAGCAGGAGTTTGAGCGTATTTATCCGCTTGTGGAACAACTGCCAGAAGCCAAACGCTGCCGCTGGAGCCTAGATAGGGATCCGCAGGATCTGTTGTGA
- the argS gene encoding arginine--tRNA ligase — protein sequence MKSHIQSLLEQTIESFKQQGILPADFEARIQVDRTKDKSHGDLATNVAMMLTKATGKNPRELAQLIIDNLPPSAYVAKVEIAGPGFINFFIDDSALANQLQAAIGDAHLGIKLPAPQTIVVDYSSPNLAKEMHVGHLRSTIIGDSVVRTLEFLGHKVIRQNHVGDWGTQFGMLLAYMEELRAANGEQAQLELSDLETFYRAAKLRFDESAEFATRARQLVVALQSGDEYCNKLWREFNDISLSHCHEVYERLGVSLTRADVHGESAYNADLEQVVKDLDAQGLLTESNGAKVVFQEAFRTKEGEPLPVIIQKADGGYLYATTDLAAMRYRSSVLKADRVLYFVDLRQALHFQQVFSLAKLAKFVREDMSLEHLGFGTMNGEDGRPFKTRTGGVVKLVDLLDEANSRALELVRSKNPDMDEATLAEIARVVGISAVKYADLSKNRTSDYIFSFEQMLSFEGNTAPYLLYAYTRVAGIFKRATGVDLSQAKIVLDHEKEKDLGNKLAQFGEILSRVIDKGQPHVLCGYLYELAGAFSSFYEACPVLAADNDEQKNSRLLLSQLTASTLQKGLNLLGIETLERM from the coding sequence ATGAAATCACATATCCAATCATTACTTGAACAAACTATCGAATCCTTTAAACAACAAGGTATTTTACCTGCGGATTTTGAGGCCCGAATTCAAGTAGATCGAACCAAGGATAAGAGCCATGGCGACTTGGCAACCAACGTAGCCATGATGCTAACCAAGGCAACGGGTAAAAATCCGCGTGAATTAGCACAGCTGATCATCGACAACCTTCCCCCCTCCGCCTATGTGGCAAAAGTTGAAATCGCAGGTCCTGGTTTTATCAACTTCTTCATCGATGACAGCGCACTGGCTAACCAATTACAAGCCGCGATTGGCGATGCGCATTTAGGGATCAAATTACCCGCACCACAAACTATCGTTGTGGATTATTCATCACCCAACCTCGCCAAAGAGATGCACGTAGGTCACCTGCGTTCAACCATCATCGGCGATAGCGTGGTGCGCACCCTCGAGTTTTTAGGCCACAAAGTGATCCGTCAAAACCACGTGGGCGACTGGGGCACCCAATTTGGTATGTTGCTGGCTTACATGGAAGAATTACGTGCGGCCAATGGCGAACAAGCCCAATTAGAGTTATCGGATCTCGAAACCTTCTACCGCGCCGCCAAACTGCGTTTCGACGAATCGGCTGAGTTCGCGACCCGCGCCCGTCAGCTCGTGGTTGCACTGCAATCCGGTGATGAGTACTGCAACAAACTGTGGCGCGAATTTAACGATATTTCGCTAAGCCACTGCCACGAAGTATACGAGCGTTTAGGGGTGAGTTTAACCCGCGCCGACGTGCACGGTGAAAGCGCCTACAACGCCGATTTAGAGCAAGTTGTTAAAGATTTAGATGCCCAAGGTTTATTGACTGAAAGTAACGGCGCCAAAGTGGTCTTCCAAGAGGCCTTCCGCACAAAAGAAGGCGAACCACTGCCAGTTATCATTCAAAAAGCCGATGGTGGTTACCTGTACGCCACAACCGACTTAGCCGCGATGCGTTACCGCTCAAGTGTACTCAAAGCCGACCGCGTGCTGTACTTTGTTGATTTACGCCAAGCACTTCACTTCCAGCAAGTGTTTAGCCTTGCCAAACTGGCCAAGTTTGTCCGCGAGGATATGTCACTCGAGCACTTAGGCTTTGGTACTATGAATGGCGAAGATGGCCGTCCGTTCAAGACCCGTACTGGTGGCGTGGTGAAATTAGTTGATCTGCTCGACGAAGCCAACAGCCGCGCGCTGGAATTAGTTCGCAGTAAGAATCCAGATATGGATGAAGCGACACTTGCAGAGATTGCCCGCGTAGTTGGGATCAGCGCGGTGAAATATGCTGATCTATCGAAAAACCGTACCAGCGATTACATCTTCAGCTTCGAGCAAATGCTGAGCTTTGAAGGCAATACCGCGCCTTACCTGTTATACGCTTACACCCGTGTCGCTGGCATTTTCAAGCGTGCAACCGGTGTTGACTTAAGCCAAGCCAAAATCGTACTCGACCACGAAAAAGAGAAAGATCTAGGCAACAAACTGGCGCAGTTTGGTGAAATCCTAAGCCGTGTTATCGACAAAGGCCAACCACATGTGCTCTGCGGTTACCTCTATGAATTAGCAGGGGCTTTCTCTAGTTTCTATGAGGCCTGCCCAGTGCTTGCAGCCGATAACGACGAGCAAAAAAACAGTCGTTTACTGCTGTCACAACTGACGGCGAGCACTCTGCAAAAAGGCCTAAATCTACTAGGTATCGAAACCCTAGAACGGATGTAA
- a CDS encoding SPOR domain-containing protein encodes MSNRDYANRRPQSGAKPRPIRATRARPAAKKAPPRRKLPIPLILFAFVAVGSFGYFLWSIKDTAKQEAPVEVKTEKEVKAREPAATLTPKVKEVERQEVAVAAPVEEQPVVEVEVPKKDPNALPPKPKEEWTYLDELENKHVEVDIPDVVATRAPQQYQLQCASFRQESQANQMKAVIAFQGLEAQVRQIEGTSGTWYKVILGPYERKRDAERKRHTLQNAGINGCQLLAIPK; translated from the coding sequence ATGAGCAATCGTGACTATGCCAACAGAAGACCGCAATCGGGCGCAAAACCGCGCCCGATCCGCGCGACACGCGCAAGGCCTGCGGCTAAAAAGGCCCCTCCTCGCCGTAAACTTCCAATTCCTCTGATCCTGTTTGCCTTTGTAGCAGTAGGCAGTTTTGGGTATTTTCTGTGGAGCATTAAAGACACAGCTAAGCAGGAAGCGCCTGTTGAAGTCAAAACAGAAAAAGAAGTGAAGGCAAGAGAACCCGCTGCAACGCTAACGCCAAAGGTGAAAGAGGTTGAGCGCCAAGAAGTCGCCGTCGCCGCTCCGGTAGAGGAACAGCCGGTAGTTGAAGTTGAAGTGCCGAAGAAAGATCCGAATGCCTTGCCGCCTAAACCCAAGGAAGAATGGACCTATCTGGACGAGCTTGAGAATAAACACGTCGAAGTGGATATTCCTGATGTCGTGGCAACGCGTGCTCCACAGCAATATCAATTGCAGTGCGCCTCATTCCGTCAGGAGTCGCAGGCGAACCAGATGAAGGCCGTGATTGCATTCCAAGGATTAGAAGCGCAGGTCAGACAAATTGAGGGCACCTCAGGCACTTGGTACAAAGTCATCCTCGGGCCTTATGAGCGCAAACGTGATGCCGAGCGTAAGCGTCACACCTTGCAAAATGCAGGGATCAATGGCTGCCAACTCTTAGCCATTCCTAAGTAA
- a CDS encoding paraslipin: MQIPLNTDVAVMVIWGLIFAIFVIKLFQSIRLVPTKSAYIVERLGKYHSTLDAGFHTLIPFVDKVAYIHDLKEETIDVPPQECFSSDEVNVEVDGVIYISVIDPVKASYGITDYRYAAIQLAQTTTRSVIGTLDLDRTFEERDVISAKVVEVLDQAGAMWGIRVHRYEIKNITPPETVKNAMEMQVNAERERRALLAKSEGDKQSKINRSEGIKAETVNRSEGEMQRRINEAEGKAEEILTLSRATAESIERLATVIAAPGGHNALRMQLGEQYFKQLDGLSQKSSRIVLPGNMVDFDYWMNSIGLKEKA, from the coding sequence ATGCAAATCCCATTGAATACTGATGTCGCGGTAATGGTCATTTGGGGACTGATTTTCGCCATATTTGTGATTAAGCTGTTCCAATCCATCCGCTTAGTTCCGACTAAATCAGCTTATATTGTTGAGCGTTTAGGTAAGTACCACTCGACTCTAGATGCGGGTTTCCACACCTTAATTCCTTTTGTCGATAAAGTGGCTTATATCCATGACTTAAAAGAGGAAACTATCGACGTACCACCACAGGAGTGCTTCTCCAGTGACGAAGTAAATGTGGAAGTTGATGGGGTGATTTATATCTCTGTTATCGACCCTGTGAAGGCTAGCTATGGCATCACAGACTATCGCTATGCAGCAATTCAACTGGCGCAGACCACCACGCGCTCAGTGATCGGCACCTTAGATCTCGATCGCACCTTCGAAGAGAGGGATGTGATTTCCGCTAAGGTAGTGGAAGTGCTCGACCAAGCGGGTGCCATGTGGGGTATTCGCGTGCACCGCTATGAGATTAAGAACATCACGCCACCAGAGACAGTGAAAAACGCCATGGAAATGCAAGTGAATGCCGAGCGTGAGCGTCGTGCATTACTGGCAAAGAGTGAGGGTGATAAGCAGAGTAAGATCAATCGCTCCGAAGGTATTAAAGCGGAAACCGTAAACCGCTCTGAAGGTGAAATGCAGCGCCGTATCAACGAGGCCGAAGGTAAAGCGGAGGAGATTTTAACCCTGTCGCGAGCCACTGCTGAATCGATTGAACGTTTAGCGACTGTGATTGCCGCGCCCGGCGGCCATAACGCACTGCGTATGCAACTCGGTGAGCAGTACTTCAAGCAGCTTGATGGGTTAAGCCAAAAGTCTAGCCGTATTGTGTTGCCCGGTAATATGGTCGATTTCGATTACTGGATGAATAGCATAGGCTTAAAAGAGAAAGCTTAA
- a CDS encoding slipin family protein yields MFVFTLVILFVLFILYKLMLIVPMREVHVIERLGKFRTVLQPGFHFLIPFFDRVAYKHDTREQVLDVPPQSCISKDNTQLEVDGLVYLKVMDGKLASYGIENYRKAAVNLAQTTMRSEIGKLTLSETFSERDRLNESIVREIDKASEPWGIKVLRYEIRNITPSRHVIHTLEKQMEAERRKRAEITLANAEKAAMINMSEGERQEAINISEGQKQKRINEAKGTGQEIAIIAKAKSEGMAMISQALAVNGGNDAMNMLLKEQFIAQVGKILNDAQVSVVPAEMAKLEGFFEGMEQVTQTVGGHNATSKGAR; encoded by the coding sequence ATGTTTGTGTTTACCTTAGTCATTTTATTTGTCTTGTTTATTCTCTATAAGCTGATGCTGATAGTGCCAATGCGTGAGGTGCATGTCATTGAGCGTTTGGGAAAATTCCGTACTGTGTTACAACCGGGATTCCACTTCCTAATCCCTTTCTTCGATCGCGTCGCATATAAACACGATACCCGTGAGCAAGTGCTCGACGTGCCGCCACAAAGCTGTATCTCAAAGGATAACACCCAGCTTGAAGTGGATGGCTTAGTGTATCTCAAGGTTATGGACGGCAAGTTAGCGAGCTACGGTATTGAGAACTATCGTAAAGCTGCCGTGAATCTGGCGCAGACTACTATGCGTTCTGAAATCGGTAAGCTCACCCTCAGTGAGACCTTTTCCGAGCGTGATCGCTTAAACGAATCCATAGTGCGCGAGATTGATAAGGCGTCTGAGCCTTGGGGGATCAAAGTGTTGCGTTATGAGATCCGCAATATCACACCATCGCGTCATGTGATCCATACCCTTGAAAAACAAATGGAAGCCGAGCGTCGTAAGCGCGCCGAAATCACCTTGGCCAATGCCGAAAAGGCCGCGATGATCAATATGTCAGAGGGTGAACGCCAAGAGGCGATTAACATTTCGGAAGGCCAAAAACAGAAGCGTATCAACGAAGCTAAAGGTACGGGACAAGAGATTGCCATTATCGCTAAGGCAAAGTCAGAAGGCATGGCGATGATTTCCCAAGCTTTAGCGGTCAATGGCGGTAACGATGCGATGAATATGTTGTTAAAAGAGCAGTTTATTGCTCAGGTCGGTAAAATCCTCAACGATGCGCAAGTGTCGGTTGTCCCTGCGGAAATGGCAAAACTCGAAGGTTTCTTCGAAGGAATGGAACAAGTCACCCAAACCGTGGGTGGCCATAATGCAACTAGCAAAGGAGCACGCTAA
- a CDS encoding NfeD family protein yields MEFSNLILVWSIIGIILMLAELVIPGGIVVLLGAACLVVAGALWIGLVEGVVQSLTLWFISAIVLLLAFRQVTQKLVGGDSHVDNTDEELDIYNQIARVKQTIGPGQTTGRVEFQGSEWPALGDGSIIAAGTEVRIICRENIALVVEPVDQATSQN; encoded by the coding sequence ATGGAGTTTTCGAATCTGATTTTAGTTTGGTCTATTATCGGGATTATCTTGATGTTAGCCGAGCTGGTGATACCTGGAGGTATTGTCGTGCTACTCGGCGCAGCCTGCTTAGTGGTGGCTGGCGCCTTATGGATTGGCCTGGTGGAAGGTGTGGTTCAAAGCCTGACACTGTGGTTTATTTCCGCCATCGTCTTATTACTCGCCTTTCGGCAAGTCACTCAAAAATTGGTTGGTGGAGATTCCCATGTGGATAACACCGATGAAGAACTTGATATCTACAATCAAATCGCCCGTGTTAAACAAACCATAGGTCCAGGACAAACGACAGGAAGAGTCGAGTTCCAAGGGAGCGAATGGCCCGCATTGGGGGATGGTAGTATCATTGCTGCGGGCACTGAGGTCAGGATTATCTGCCGTGAAAACATTGCCCTAGTGGTTGAGCCTGTTGATCAGGCAACGTCTCAAAACTAA
- a CDS encoding outer membrane protein OmpK has protein sequence MKKTCLCLALMLSPQAFAGDLVQWWDFSATALYGEDYDLAPSDKQATVTLETAGAWKYGDWFAFQDFIYFKGDHTGMDSTTYGEISPRFSASKILGEKIAFGPITDLSLALTYEEGEGPVHSLLYGLGVDVAVPYFTYLNFNTYRRDAMSSGNISDGWQFTPVFRIDIPVGSANIVLDGFIDWVFATDNSGYEENFHFNPQLKYDLGKSLFGDHKANKLLVGIEYDLWTNKYGVKGVDQDTYSVIAQYHF, from the coding sequence ATGAAAAAGACATGCCTATGTCTAGCATTAATGCTTTCACCTCAAGCATTTGCTGGTGACTTAGTACAGTGGTGGGATTTCAGTGCAACCGCCCTTTATGGCGAAGACTACGACTTGGCTCCTTCGGACAAGCAAGCGACAGTCACACTCGAAACCGCTGGTGCATGGAAATACGGTGATTGGTTTGCCTTCCAAGATTTTATCTACTTCAAAGGCGACCACACGGGCATGGATAGCACCACCTACGGAGAGATTTCACCTCGCTTTAGCGCGAGCAAAATCCTCGGCGAAAAAATTGCGTTCGGCCCTATTACCGATCTTTCATTAGCCCTCACCTACGAAGAAGGTGAAGGCCCTGTGCATAGCTTGCTCTATGGCTTAGGGGTCGATGTTGCCGTACCTTACTTTACCTACCTTAACTTCAACACTTATCGTCGCGATGCGATGAGCTCAGGCAATATCAGTGATGGCTGGCAGTTCACCCCAGTCTTCAGAATCGATATCCCAGTAGGTTCGGCCAATATCGTGCTCGATGGCTTTATCGATTGGGTATTTGCAACGGATAACAGTGGCTACGAAGAAAACTTCCACTTCAACCCTCAGCTAAAATACGATTTAGGTAAGAGCCTATTTGGTGACCACAAGGCAAATAAACTGCTTGTGGGTATCGAGTACGATCTGTGGACCAACAAATACGGCGTGAAGGGTGTCGACCAAGACACTTATTCTGTCATTGCTCAGTACCACTTCTAA